The proteins below come from a single Brachyspira hampsonii genomic window:
- a CDS encoding methyl-accepting chemotaxis protein has product MKNNKVLLFKLIIPFAVFLLLAYIIMFFAYKTVYTNEFIKNTLVEIDNTELVISTEMEKVYDVMYTLRGYFEANENSFTNIRKTLESILKSNKNIYDILYGNEIPYKDGGLFVNGISPYPNTYDQTSRLWYKGALTKNGIFITEPYVDANTGGICITLALAVYTNNSLKGVIGIDFLEMNNISKKVLSDNQVNIMTSAGLYMSHENKDYIFDDNHNIYQEPLFKDAKSLEDPNKAVMHIVGNEWYTIKPLRDTPYKIVIRGDMNAINNRIRNIMLAYLLVIIILITIQTTLAFFVVIPISQMLDKAMNSIEQMSKGNFIIDSKDNENKNDKSGSLVSYVNNMKDAIGNVVSKLQSNLNTINNEIESISSSSEYLSDRTNTQAATIEELTGSMQSLSSSIKEISSNSLQAKDKSVKIMETTNTGVKAVNEISAHMHEISESSKKISEITKLIQSIAFQTNILALNAAVEAARAGEQGRGFAIVASEVRSLAQTVNEAANNITSIVDETVKRVEIGNESASKSSSILNTINDLVKEMENELQDISQSIMQEEDGIIQMNAAIKELNNITQENSSLATQNSTSSSEISNMSKDIINEIEYFKVK; this is encoded by the coding sequence ATGAAAAATAATAAAGTGCTATTATTTAAATTAATTATTCCTTTTGCTGTTTTCTTACTTCTAGCATATATTATTATGTTTTTTGCTTATAAAACTGTATATACTAATGAGTTTATAAAAAATACATTGGTAGAGATCGATAATACTGAATTGGTAATATCTACAGAAATGGAAAAAGTATATGATGTAATGTATACATTAAGAGGATACTTTGAAGCAAATGAAAACTCATTTACAAATATAAGAAAAACACTTGAAAGCATATTAAAATCAAATAAAAACATATATGACATACTATACGGAAATGAAATACCATACAAAGACGGAGGACTTTTTGTTAATGGTATAAGCCCTTATCCTAACACCTATGATCAAACTTCAAGATTATGGTATAAAGGTGCTCTTACCAAAAATGGTATATTTATTACAGAACCTTATGTTGATGCTAATACCGGCGGAATATGTATAACATTGGCATTAGCTGTATACACTAATAATTCACTAAAAGGAGTTATAGGTATAGACTTCTTAGAAATGAATAATATATCAAAAAAAGTTCTTAGCGATAATCAGGTAAATATAATGACTTCAGCAGGACTTTATATGTCCCATGAGAATAAGGACTATATATTTGATGATAATCATAATATATATCAGGAGCCATTATTTAAAGATGCAAAATCATTAGAAGACCCTAATAAAGCTGTAATGCATATAGTAGGAAATGAATGGTACACTATAAAACCATTAAGAGACACCCCTTATAAAATTGTAATACGAGGTGATATGAATGCCATCAATAATAGAATAAGAAATATTATGCTAGCATATCTTTTAGTTATTATTATTTTAATAACAATACAAACAACATTAGCATTCTTTGTAGTTATACCTATATCTCAGATGCTCGATAAAGCTATGAACAGTATAGAGCAAATGTCCAAAGGAAACTTTATTATAGACAGTAAAGATAATGAAAATAAAAATGATAAATCAGGCTCTTTAGTTTCTTATGTCAATAATATGAAAGACGCTATAGGAAATGTTGTGTCAAAACTTCAGTCAAATCTTAATACAATAAATAATGAAATAGAAAGTATATCATCAAGCAGTGAATATTTATCTGACAGAACTAATACTCAGGCAGCTACTATAGAAGAGCTTACCGGTTCAATGCAGTCTTTATCAAGTTCTATAAAAGAAATAAGTTCTAATTCATTACAGGCAAAAGATAAAAGTGTAAAAATAATGGAAACTACAAATACAGGCGTAAAAGCAGTTAATGAAATATCTGCTCATATGCACGAAATATCTGAATCCAGCAAAAAAATATCTGAAATAACTAAACTTATACAATCTATTGCATTTCAAACTAACATACTTGCTCTAAATGCTGCTGTTGAGGCGGCAAGAGCTGGAGAACAGGGAAGAGGTTTTGCCATAGTTGCAAGTGAGGTAAGATCTTTAGCTCAGACTGTTAATGAAGCTGCGAATAATATTACTTCTATTGTAGATGAAACTGTAAAAAGAGTAGAAATCGGAAATGAATCAGCAAGTAAATCATCTTCTATACTAAATACTATTAATGATTTGGTAAAAGAAATGGAAAATGAGCTTCAGGATATATCTCAGTCTATAATGCAGGAAGAGGACGGAATAATACAAATGAATGCCGCTATAAAAGAATTAAATAATATTACTCAGGAAAACTCAAGTTTAGCCACTCAAAACTCAACATCTAGTTCTGAAATATCAAATATGAGTAAAGATATTATTAATGAAATAGAATATTTTAAAGTAAAATAA